TCTCTCTGGCCGCACTCAATTCATCCAACTCAGAACATTCAAATCACATCCATCTCCTGCCATTACCGGTGTTCCCCAGGGTTCTGTCCTGTGGCCCCTTCTGTTTATCATCTATCTACTTCCTCTTGGTCATATcttttgtaaattaaatatcCATTTCCACTGTTATGCAGATGACACCCAACTATACCTGTCAACTAAACCTAACTcaacactgccacacacacacctccctcacTGATTGCTTTTCGGAAATCAAATCCTGTTTTTTCTGCAACTTCAGAACTCGGCCACTCGTATCCTCACCAGAACATCTTCTATTAATCACATCACTCCTGTTCTTCAGCAGTTACATTGGATCCCTGTAAAATACCGCATTGATTTTAAGATTCTGCTCCTCACCTTGAAGACCATTCACAACCTTGCTCCTctgtacctcactgacctccttcATCTCAACATACCCACCCGTACTCTCAGGTCttcttctattcacctcactgtacctcctgccCGTTTGACCACTATGAGGTTTAGAGCCTTCAGCCGCTCTGCCCCTCACCTCTGGAATTCTCTTCTAGCAGACATCCGTAACATCAACTtgctttacattttcaaaacctgTCTGAAAACTCATCTTTTCACACTGGCATATCCAACAAGATCACTCTGCATCTGCTTATAGCAATGTTCATCATCACGATTCATCTGCTTTTAGCATTGCTCTGTTTGTTTCTATCTTTATTGTGATTTGTGTCTTGTATGGTGATCTTGAGTGCTTAGAAAGGcgcctaaaaataaaatgtattattattatttattattaaaattgtgttagaactatataGGCTAGAGTGATTAAAATtctggataaaacttaactatttatgTCAGATGATTGTTGatgtttgacaaccaaatatattggtACTTCCTGTCCGGTAGAAACGCAGTTCTAGTTAGTTATcacggctcagccgtgacatcaagTGATTTAATTTGATCTACTAAAGACAAACTCATCCACTTACATATAAACactggctattgtcaccatatcgccattaatctcttcaacatttaacaaacacaagaccatgatacagcaatcaaaaatagtttttcaccagttggtcattacgagaatgcagcacatcttaccCAGAAGTCACAGAATCCATCCACACCAACACATACCGGTATTCTCAAATACAAGTTTGTAACAGTAGTTGCAAGAAGAAAACAATCTCGCATTGAtccctgttgtacaatttcaaaagacaccTTTAGGAATGTTttgattacctgaaataacatatcttgacctgtcaacgattcaccgttgttcatgcaaatttatacgctaccttCCGGGTAACTTTATAACGTTTTGCcataaaatgctatttaaagttaatgctgacttaaaacaaaaaaaaatattacaaaattcaccattacacatacatacacatgtaccaaaatacttgtttttatttttcacaatattttaataaatattgttaCCCACACAATCCTGCGCTTGTGGAAAAGCACCATGCtacatgcacattgtaaaaccCACCGGTTGTATGACATCTGTTGCACCAACtgtcagaacataaaatgcCAGGGGGTTTACAGAATTGCTGAACCCTgtcacccttttgttgaacaccaaccATCTTGCCGGtaacacaacacttatttattgccggGGAACCTTTCCAAACAttaaacataacccacctgttataacactagtctgggttGCTTATCAgttgttgtaaaacatcaaacatggacacatcaatgtaatcatgaaTTACTAAGTCACAGAatatgcatacgtcactccagaAGTCCCGCCCTACAAaacggatgtcccgcccacctgtcacatcaaccTGGAAGTCCAGgttcataaatcaccattctgaatGTTttggattagattagattcaactgtaTTGACATTGAACAGTATTGACATTGAACAGTATTGACATTGAACAAATTACAAGTATTTAgatgtattaagtatatgtgcATTACATGAGCAATGTGTTGGATACCATTCCGTTCATTCCTTTTTAGTCTTTACAATGAGCCGGTCCTATAGCTCCTGGCAGCTGTCAACCCTGATGTACAGTGGACTCCAGCCCTGTTGGTGGAAGTAACCAGCGCAAACCAGAAAAAGACGAGGAGTTTACTACTCAGATTGTAGTTCATAACAACTGTATAGAATGTATGTTACATGCAAGGAAGTTAGGTTGATAACTCTACTGGAGGGTATTTTACTGTAACATCAGTGAGGTAAACCTAATCTTAACAACCAGGTGAACTTTACCACAGGTTCCAAAGTCCAAACGTGCTACACTCCAACTCCATGTCGTTTTGTTTCAGTATCTTGCCAATATTAATCTACCCCAAACTATTACTGTTATGGAGAGGCTCACAGAAGACCTGGTTAAATACAAGGATTATGTATTTGCAAAGGATTTCACCACAGCTGAGTATATTGACTCTCTGCAGACCTTTGAGATCAGGGAAAGTGACATATTTTTAGTCACTTATCCAAAGTCAGGTGAGTGAACACTTGACTGACAAATCATTACACTGGACAATAGGAATGTTTTGAATGGAAAGCTGGTTAAGATGGGGATCATTTCCAGATGTTGCAGATATAATAGAGTTCCATGATTTGAAAAAGGTTGAGAAACTCTGTACTGTTGAGATAGGAGTAAAGCAACCAGTTCCAATGGTGTATTATGAAACGGGTGGTTCAAATCCTGAGTGGAGATTGGCTGAATGCAGTGGTATATAAGACTGTATGACATTTTTACTCCTGTAATCACATTCTTAAAACAGTTGCCAGGATAGGCAGTTTTCTTCATATTTGAATGgggatttttcattttaataacaaTGTCCTCTAAAGCTCTTTGATAAACCCATTTTATCATGTTGACCTGTAGGAACTATCTGGGCACAGCAGATCATCACCTCTATCTGTGAAAAAGACATAGGTGATGTCTACCACAACAACTTGGAGACGATGCCATGGCTGGAGTATACAGAAAAACGCCCTGACTACTCCTTGCGCCCCGACCCGCGGCTGTTTGCCTCCCACCTCACTCCTGCACTCATGCCCCCAGGCCTGAAAACCAGGAAGACAAAGGTAGGGTGGAGAACCTGAAGCTGGGAGgtcaaacacattttccccCAGAGTCCAGATTCGGTCTTCAACCAGGTCAGGCCATGTGGAACATACGCCCCaagtatatttatttcattaatttacctttatttatacagagacatttactgagaccaaggtctcttttataGCAGAGCCCAGTCTTACAAAAAAAGcacaaataaaatggaaaataaacatcCATTAAGTTAAACAATCACAATAGACAAATGACTTACAGGCacaataaaatgttacttttgATCAACCTGAATGGCATTTCATGTTTTACCCAATTCCAATTCTGAATAGGCCCGTGGTATCTCCAGAACTATCCAGTCCTGAGAGTGTTTGGCAAACTGCTGTTTTTCCAGCTAATTAACTCTGTTGAATATTCAGGAAGGTtttggcatcaatgccttttaCAAAAAATCAACCAAAATCTGTCCCTTCTAGATTGTAGTAACCCTGAGGCATGTAACAGTGATGAGTGCGAACATTTGCACCAGTGATAAAATGCAAGGCCGAATGAGAGACTGTATCCAGAGATTTCAGTACAGAACCTGAGGTTTGCCTTAATAGTATATCACCATAATCTAGGACATAAAATctcatttccaaaaaatttggaatgctgtgtaaaatgtaaatataaacagaatacaacagcaaatggcaccatattccctagaGGGTGCACTGGCTGTGGCTTGGGCCcaaatgtctgtaaatgtacAGTTAATGTTTTCCTGTTCTTCTTTGTCAGATCATCTACGTGATGCGTAATCCAAAGGACAATGTGGTCTCCTACTATCACTGGTGTTTTAACTGGGCCGCGTTAAAGAACCCAAAAAGCTTTGAAGACTTCCTGGATCAGTGGTTAGCAGGGAATGGTAGGGTGAAGACAACAGCCTTCCTATGCGGCGTCAATCAACACCAAGAAAACCATTAGCAACATGGCCTGTTTAGCTCTAAtcaatgttgttatttttgagATACTCACGGATAGTCTGTATGTCTCAATTGGCAACCTATTCCTTACATAGTACCCAACAGGCTCTGGTCAAAACTCCACTACATTTGGAATAGGTAGCCATTTGGGATGCTTGACCCTGTTATGACCCTGCAGTTGGTGGTGCGTCCTGGTTCAACCACATCAAAGACTGGCATGGCAAGAGAGACCAGTACAACATCCTGTTCCTGACCTATGAGGACATGATCCTGATAAGATATCATAATAGACTAATTTTACAGGGATACATCCAAAATGAAACCCTAAAAGGTCTCCGATCAACACAATTGCACCATGTATCGGATATCACGTAGTCTAGTGGTTAGAGTCTGAATAGTATTCGAAATGTTGCTGGATCAACTGCAAAGTGagaaatctgttgttttgtcccttGTGACCAAGGCAGGTAATCCTAATTCATTTTTGGTCATTCCTGTCCATACAACTTTGTTTTCAGTTTATAGAAAAATATGTGTTCtcatttaacaaaatatatttgtataaatataaatacgTAACAGAGTACCATTTTCAATCtagtaaataattaaattacacTAATAGTTTTTGATTCTTACATATTTTTTAGGATCTGAAGACAGCTGTGATGAAGATCTGCTGTTTTCTAGAGAAAGACCTGAATGAAGCAGATATCAACAAGATAGTAGAAAGGGCCAGCTTTAAGAACATGAAGCATGACCCCAAGGCCAACTATGAGTTCTTACCGGAGGACATACTGAAGAAGGGCCAGTTCCTACGCAAAGGTCAAGGCCTTTGTTTTTGAGATAATCATTAGAACTTGGCAAGGACAAGGGATCATGTTTAAATCATCATTCCTActctgacatgatttctgaATACGGACCTGAGATATGGGAAATAGATAACCCAAACACACTGTATCTGAATCCCATAAAAGCAGTTTATAATATTGCTTCTGCTCCTGCTGTTGTAGGAAAAGTGATTATAATTTTTGTTTCAAATCATTAAtcttttcaaattaatattctTCTCCAAAAGCACCTGTAGTAACCTTTGGAATACCTAAAGTTCTCCTGCTATGTCTTTAAATATGTTCTAGGTAAAGTTGGGGACTGGAAGAACATGTTCACCGTGGCCCAGAATGAGAGTTTTGACCAGATCTTTGAGGAGCAGATGAAGGATGTACCTCTGAAATTCATCTGGGACATAGATCAGCCATCATACTGATTGGAGTCTCAACTAGCTGGCTTCCTATTCCACGCCTTCAGGAGATTCTGAATAACAGTAGTCAGGGTGGACACAATTCAATGTgataatttaattttaaaaagctattaaGAATAGCCAATTAAAAAAATCGAACAATAAACTCATTCTCATACATTGTTCATTAAGTAATGTTCTATGATTCAATGATTCtggagatagctagctaaccagAAAATGCAACCTAACAAAATGGAAACCATATGATATACCAGATATATCCTCAagcaattttcaaaactacaTTTCTAAGCCAACCTTGCAATTACCACCGTCAGGTTCAGTCTTAAAGACAGACGAATTGCCATCTTGAATTGACATCTTGAATTAGGCATTTTCCTGAACAACAAGCAATAAGCTGCTGAATTGTGCATTAAATTCACTACCGCGTGAATCCTCATAAACACTTGCGTCCTAtaaagatcaatcaatcaatcaaatgtatttataaagccctttttacaacagcagttgtcacaaagtgctttacagagacacccggccttaaaccccaaggagcaaacaatagtagtgttgaatttcagcggctaggaaaaactccctaagaaggtcgaattttcggaagaaacctagataggacccaggctcagaggggtgaccagtcctcttctggctgtgccaggtgagatattaagagtccaattggaataataaatacatttctctgggctaaatccagactctatttgattttagactaggtcagaagtaggtggacaaggacagggacagcaacgggccccccaaaccaggtaatccgcaggtgtggaccaggacctcatctcctcctaaaatttaaaactggaggagactgagaaaatttagtagtacatccctcatatcccccagcacaataatatagcagcgtaacaccttggaactgagacaggggggtccggtgacactgtggcccaacccaggggaggccccggacagggcccaacaggcaggaaatcaatccaaccacaagATATTTTCCCTTCGCTTCTTACTCAATTAATTTATCTATAAATATAAAAAGGACAATTTGACTTTAATCCATATTGGCTAAATATAAACACATCATTTTGTAGAGCTAATTGAAGCAAAGATGTTTACACTTTCACTTTTGAAATTCATATTTGGCAAAAGTCATGGCGAGTTACAGATCTTATCATTTATAGCATTATTTTGAAGCCATAACTTTTATGGAATAAATGAAGGGTGAAATGCGAGACAAAAACAGTAACACGTCTTGGTTTGTGGGGATTTCTTtcaggttttatggggattatgacgcGTCGATTGTAAATTAAACTAATGTCTTACATCAAAGTTTTTCCGTTGCCTAGTTTTGAGGAttgtaattaaattaaacacCACTTTTGAAACAGAGCTCCATAGACATCAGTGTGCTACATAGAAAATAGGTTGCAATttaagacacaaacacaagtcTCACCTGTGTTTACATTGACAACATTTGACAACGTCTCACTTCactgaaaaaactaaaatgctaAGTTTCGCAATGTCAATTTAGCCTTCCAATACACTAAACATAAACAAACCCCCCTGCCCCAAAAAGACAGTTAACTTCACTGCAAACTAATACACAGATCCGATTGTGACAATAATAAACATGAAATGAAGAATCTGAAGGTCCATTCAGATGTACACACCCACACTGCTATCACTGTGGTAAGACTGTGGTGGCTTTGCTGTGGAGCTTTCATATCTGATGAAAACGGGATTGCAAGTACAGCTCGCAAAGATGTGTTGTGCGAAGCAGATGTGCTTCCCGGGCGATTAAAGGAGTACGTGCTGGAATGTCGACTGGCAGTGTTCGCGGTGGACGGAGCAATCGTCTGTTGATTACCGGAGTACGGATTCTGTAAAAGGACCCGTGAGGAGTTGCCATGAGTGGAAAGGCTACTGATGTAGTTGGAGCTTTGAGAGGAAAAAGTAGGTTGTCCACCAAGGCTGCACGGCTGATAGACCAAAGGCCCCATACTCTCCACCATTCTGGAGTCATACACAGCAGCCGGAGAGTTTAAAACCACCCCACCAGGTCCGTAAGGAAAGTTCGGAGGAGACAGATCTTGGCGGTTGTGTAGCTGGCGTCCGTCTAtgccaggggtgtcaaaccggttccacggagggccgagtgtctgcaggtttttggtttttcctataaattggttcctagttcatacctacacaaccaggtgagggtagaaactaaccaatcagtgacctaattaaccaatcaagtacaaggagagagcaaaaacctgcagacactcggccctccgtggaaccggtttgacacctgtggtctaTGCTGTGACTCTGTGAGATGGGGCGGTACCGCATCATGGTGGGTTTGTTGAGCCTGTTGGCGGGGTGGCAGATATCTAGCGAGGCTTTGTCAGAGGGCACGTGGCGACAGACGAAGAGGATCCCCGAGGCGAACAGGAAGGCCCCGGTCACCCAGCCGATGTAGAGCGCCTCCCCCAGCTCTCTGCGCTGGGCATCGATCAGGAGAGGGTTGTAGAAGTCCTGGATGATCACGTGGGCCGTCCATGACACCGGAATGAACACGCAGAGGGAGGCCAGGAACTGCATCATTCCCGCCACCATGAGAATGCAGGTCTTGGCGTGGTCATTATCCTGGATGCAGGAGATACAGCGCATCCCTGCCAGAGCCCCTAGCAACGCCAGACCTGAAAGAGCCACGGAGCAGCACATCAAACCCCTGGCAGCCTGTGGACGGGGAAGAAACCAAAGATAATATTTCAAAGGTACGGTCCTGATCCAAGAATGTCCTGATCGCTAGACCTGTTAAGATTCACTTCATATTTATGTAAGCTTGTGAGATCAGAAGGGTGACCAATTAGAGACCTCTTCACAGGATTGGATCTCTTGGAATAGTGGTAAGGGGTTGTTTGAACGTTGCTGAAAATTGAAGTGACGCATTGATTTGTTTTTTGGTCCTGTATTCAATTTGATATGATACAATGACTGTTGAGttcattgcatgcaaaggatatACAACCAAGCACTAAACCTGACTACTTTATTGCTCATAGTGTTTATCTATGCAGTATTTTTGTCACTTTTAAGTGTGGGGACTTTGTgtctaaatattttcatttctaaatatttaatCCAATATGGAACAAAAGTAATATCAGTCATTGTGCttgaatgggaaaaaaaattgtaaaattgTGTCACTGTTCAATATTTAAAGTGACACAATCTTACTGGAGTTCACTGTATATAAAGTCAAACCTAATAaccaggggcgactggtcattaggggcaggtggggcacagccccaaagaactgcaacagaattatgttatttgtatttctcaaagattacttcctataatttattatctatgaatatagcatctccctaaattgcatataatttgtgttaggattttatttaatgttcattggtccctgccttgctgcttcagactgtgtTCTGCCGATatgagtttgcagtagtaggccataggctaagcgtgaatgtagggctagcccctctctcacaatgcaatgcacattgtatgtgtgaaaatattaatacacatgctcagaatgttagtgtgatcaatgtagatcacactaATTAAATGCCAaatggggctgacagccggtagccccaatACAGCGTCATTtagtatttcagacctgattggctgtctgtctatttGGCTGCAACATTAGtaggcaagaagagcgaggagtgagtagattgtcttagctagcttgttagcttcacaaacaccagataacttgagaaaatgaataaagtggatttcgtACTCGAGCACCAGTTTGAAACACTTAATTTGAAGGAAAAatttgaagtaaagcgacttgctgcccatcagccacgggatattgtcatcactcaaaccgctggtaaaagtaactgcgGGTTttacgtggagtggtttttgaagaaaaagttgAAGAAACGGTTTGAGTGATGACGGAAGAAacagttagcatacaaaagaaggcactcttctgttttccatgtctgctatttggtggagatggccttggtcgaggacgggttacaaagattttaaacatctttctgagaggattgcaaaacatgagagcagcgggagtcatctggacaatgctgtgaaattgggcttacttggaaggttaaatgtcgcagcccaagttgacagtgcatacaggcgctccattgaaaagcataacaaacaggtggaggaaaacaggtaagTTCTCAGTCGTAtcaaaacatgtattaaactgtgtggaaaatgtgaaaccgcactgcaggggcacgacgagtcggtggactccctgaatcctggaatattcagatgcattttcgagactatgtgtgagggtgATTTGAGatttcagaggcactatgacgctcagcccatattcaaagggacatctagcattgtacaaaacaaactgttagactgtatgtatgaagggtacagggaggagatagccaagcaagtggacaagacataatttgttgccatagaggcagatgagacaactgatgtctcctgtaaatcacaaatggcaattgtgttgcgatacatgttggctgacaatacagtgacagagaggtttttggagtttgtggaagtcaaagataaaactggactcggcctctctaatagcatcaagggtgtgctggaaccactaaagctgggagaaaagctgatcgctcagacttatgatggtgcggctgtaataagtggaaacgtccgaggggtacagacgcttatgctcaccagctgaacctgaccttgcagcaactttgttcagcaaagATGAGTATCCTGAAGGTGTATTTTGctgatttaactgcttttgccacctttttctctggtgctccaaaacgttttgcggcacttgctgaggcaacacagagatgcaTTCCAAGGCTACCCACCATAAATGAGGCATATGGCCTCTCTGAAAAACTccgggaccgagcctttctgcagctgctggaatagtttttcttccttatgccagaagttgatgttttatacaacactctgcaaaaactgAGCATCGAtacatctgggattagcagtgcgctcacctgtttcaaggagaatgtccagaatatgcagaagcaaactgatgaatgggctgccaccgttcaccgTTTttacaaagtgaccacctgatcactgccaagctggttgacaactcgctcttcccacaatttgtcctgtcattccctacatctgagcttgactgtgcggtgaaactatggtctctaggaaacaaggaaaagtttaagtctgagctgaccactctgtaccgccacactgagcttcacactggtaagacggccctgactctgttaagatccatccatgagaacaacctagaggaggcttttgctgagaccgtcactctactgaaaatgatcataataacacctatgacgacatctgagtcagagaggaacttttccaccttgaagagggtaaaaaccttcactcgcaataccatgggacagccgcgactcaacacacaagaaggtctctctctctctctctctccagtatgtgtactacaacacctggtagaagcaagccgctctgtcgttaaaagtgttttgtggagccactctgtttgttgatgtgttaaataaaaacatcagtagcaagagggagttttgtggTTTTattggtatgtatcctatattttgaaatggtttgtgccccaccaattttttaaaCGCCACTGCTAATAACATAGGTGGAATACTAATGAAGTCATAGGATTTGTCCCAACGCACCTTAGTCTCTAAATAGCGCCATTACCCAAGCCAATCAGATGTGCCGTTAGGGACGCAACCGCGGAGTCGCCGTACCTGTAGGTCAGGAGGCAGGTACAACAGGGAGTCGTACACCTCGCACTGCATTCTGATGTTGGCCTGCCGATAGCAGTTCATCCACAGGCCCTCCCAGCGCGTCTCCATGACGATGATGTTCTCCCCGATGAACGCCGTCACCTTCCACATGGGCATCCCGGTGGCGGCAGCCGCTCCGATCAGACCGACCAGGCCCACGCAAAGCGCCGCGATCTCAGACGCGCCCTGGACCATGCGGTTTGGGGGCACAGTAAAGCAGGAGAAAACCACGTAGGTTGAAGCAGTGTCACTTACAGAGAGGTGACTTGTCCGGTTCCAAGTGTCTGGGCAGTTTGATAGAGccagtgtgtgttggtgctggGGGTAGGCTTCCGAGTGACATAGGAGtaactctgtttttctctctcctggtTGGCTTACAGGATCAgggtacctgtgtgtgtgtgtgtgtgtgtgtactgtcccTGTTGCTATGGCGGTATGTCAGCCTTCCTTATCAGTATGGGTTATTTACTCCCAACACATCCAGCCAGATAGACATAATTCTCCAAAATTGTTATGACATTTAACAGAACAGGAACTAGCctggttcctgagcccatgttaaatataatatatgcagtaaggtccagaaatatttggacattgtCACAATTCCCATAATTTTGGCTCGGTACGCCagcacaatggatttgaaatgaaacaaccgagatgcagttgaagtgcagacttttagctttaattcaaggggttgaacaaaaatattgtatgaaaggtttcggaattgcaaccattttccaACACAGTccacttatttcaggggctcaaatgtaattggacaaataaatattcatttttGATACGTTATCGAGAATCctttgaagtctggaacgcattgggcttcaccaaatgctgggtttcatcttttgtgatgctttgccaggcctttactgcagctgtcttcagttgttgtttgttcgttgGTCTTTCTGCTTTAAGTTTTgccttcagcaagtgaaatgcatgcttgatcgggttgaggcCAGGTGATTGACTTGCCATAAAAAtatcctgggttgctttcgctgtatgttttgggtcattgtcgatctgtaaagtgaagcgccgtccaatcaactttgctgaatttggctgaatatGAGAAGACAATATAcctctatacacttcagaattcatccggatgcttctgtcttctgtcacatcatcaataaacactagtgaaccagtgccattggaaggcATGCATgctcatgccatcacactgcctccactgtgttttacagatgatatggtttgcttcggatcatgagccgttccaagcctactccatacttttttcttcctttcattCTGGTagaggttgatcttagtttcatctctCCAAATAATGCTGtaccagaactgggctggcttttttggcagtctaatctggcctttctattcttgaagcttatgaatggtttgcaccttgtggtgaaccctctgtatttgctcgtGAAGTCTTCTTTTAATGGGATACTTGGAtcatgatatgcctacctcctggagggtgttcttcacttggctggatgttgtggagGGGTTTTTCtgtaccatggaaaggatcctatgatcatccaccactattgtcttctgtggacgtccaggcctttttgtgttgcagagctcaccagtaccttcttttttctcagaatgtagaAAACTGTTGATTGGGCCACTACTAGTGTTCCTAATaactctctgatggatttttctttcttgcctaaggatggcctgtttcacttgcattgagagctccattgactgcatgttgtgatacaggtctatagttgttcagtATAGGTGCATCCAGTGTTCTGTCTTTCTTGTTGGTTCTTGTTGGTCATTCCCTATAAATGTT
The sequence above is a segment of the Esox lucius isolate fEsoLuc1 chromosome 1, fEsoLuc1.pri, whole genome shotgun sequence genome. Coding sequences within it:
- the LOC117594795 gene encoding claudin-19-like is translated as MVQGASEIAALCVGLVGLIGAAAATGMPMWKVTAFIGENIIVMETRWEGLWMNCYRQANIRMQCEVYDSLLYLPPDLQAARGLMCCSVALSGLALLGALAGMRCISCIQDNDHAKTCILMVAGMMQFLASLCVFIPVSWTAHVIIQDFYNPLLIDAQRRELGEALYIGWVTGAFLFASGILFVCRHVPSDKASLDICHPANRLNKPTMMRYRPISQSHSIDGRQLHNRQDLSPPNFPYGPGGVVLNSPAAVYDSRMVESMGPLVYQPCSLGGQPTFSSQSSNYISSLSTHGNSSRVLLQNPYSGNQQTIAPSTANTASRHSSTYSFNRPGSTSASHNTSLRAVLAIPFSSDMKAPQQSHHSLTTVIAVWVCTSEWTFRFFISCLLLSQSDLCISLQ